GAGCCGCCGGAAATCCGGGGAGTTTTCATCTGTGTCATCGGCCCGGCCAGATTCCTCAAGTTCAAGCTGGGCATTGAAGATCACGCGCCCAATGTCACCGCTCTGCAATTCGCGGATGATATTGCGCTCGACCTCGGCCCGCGTTTCAACGAACCCGTCATTGATCTCCTTGCCCTGCGGATGGACCTGGGCGAGCTGGCGAGCGTGCCAGTTCTCATCGACGCAGACCTTGTGCCACCACCGGGCAAAGGACAGACAATCGTCTTCGGTTATCATTGGTTTCCGCCGCAAGTCGTCAAACAGTTCGTCGGCTCTGGCCCGGACCCGGATCAACCGCTTTCGGGCTTCCCTTGGGTCGTTCGTGCCCAGGCTCCGCTTCAATTCAGTGCACCCGAACCGACCGACCAAATCTACTGGAACTCGTTGCCGAAAGTAATAGGCGGCACCCCGCCGCATGAGGCTTGTGGTCATGGCTCTGTGTCCCACCGGTGTGTCCCAGTGGAATGCAGAAAAGTGAGGGTTTACGCGGGTTTTAGGCGGGCTGCGGATTTCCAGCGAGGTCTTGCCGGGTCCCGCCCCCTCCGCCACTTGCTCCCATGACCCTTCGTCAATCAACGATCATCCGCCCAAGAGAGGGCGAGATATGGGTGGACTGACAGCCAGTGGAATAACGGGCCCCCGCAGGACCGCCCCCAGTCAGGTGTGCGCGTCCAGCCATGCATGAAGCGACACCATGGCCACCAGACGTTTGGAGGCAAGGAACTCCCCTGCTTTCAGCAAGGAGAGGCTTCGGCCAACAAAGGCCTCGTTCAAGATTGCGTGACGCCGGATCATGGCCGGGGAGAGATATTCCCGGCACATCTCTTCCAACTGTGGCCGCCACAGGGTTTCCACCGGGAGGTGGAACGCCACCTTCCGCCGCCGGGCGGCGGCCAGGCCGGACTGGCTGGCGACGTGACGCAGCAGCGTCTTGCCCATGGCCATTTGATCCGGACACCTCAGCAACAGGTCATAGAGGGCGGTGGTGACGTAGGGCACTCGCGCTTCCAGCCCGTGGGCCATGCTGAGCTGGTCCATCTTGTGGAGGATCTCCTCGGGCAGCCAGCCGCGTGTCAGATCAAGGAGCAGCCCGCCCAGGGACAGATCAGCCTTGGGCCGTGGCGGCGGCGGGCCGAGGGTGGTCGCCTGGGCCATCTCGGCATCGCCCATGATGGCGCTGGCCCGCGCCAGCATCTTGCCGCTGTCTCCGGCCACGGCGAGCAGTTCGGCGGCCGCGTCGCGCCCCAGCCGTCCCAACGAGGCCTGATAGTCGAACAGGTGGTTGAGCAGCCCCACCGGCATTAGCCGGATCAGCGGCGCCAAGAGGCGCAGCACACCGGCCACGGAACCGAGCTGGTCCAGCTTGCGAAGAATGGGCAGATGGGCGTAACCGGCAAACATTTCGTCCGCGCCCTCGCCGGTCAGGACCACCTTAACCTCGCGGGCCGCCTCGCGGCACAGCTTCCAGGTCGGCAAAACCACCGCGTCGCCCACGGGGTTGTCCAGGCACGCCACCGCCTGAGGAAAGTCCGCGAAGTCGGAAGCCGTCAGAGACACGACGCGATGATCGAAACCGAAATCGCGGGCCATGGCCGCCGCCTGGGCCGTCTCGTCCACCCGATCACCGGTCGAGAAAGTAAAGGCCGTCAGGCGGTTCGCGGCGTTGCGGGCGGCATAATGACCGATCATCGCCGAATCAACGCCGCCCGAAAGGAAGATGCCCAGCGCAACATCGGCCCGCAACTGCCGGCGGACCGAGTCCTCGAGCACCAATTCCACCTCGGCGGCCCAGTCACGCGGCAGGGCGTTGCGGGCGGGGCCGCGCCGCGCCGGTGTCCAGAACCGGTCCAGGCGCGCCTCGCCCTCCGTCCAGCGCAGCACGCCGCCGGGCGGCAGGATTTCAACATCGGAGAACAGATGACGCCCCGAACGGACCCAGCGGAACTGCAGGAATTCTTGAATGGCGTCGGGCCGCAGACGGCGGCTGACCTGGGGGTGGCGGGTCAGGGCGCGGGCCGACGAGGCGAAGGCCAGTTCGCCTCCGGCCAGACTGTAGTACAGCGGCTTGATGCCCAATTGATCCCGCACCAGCCACAACCGGCCATCGGCATTGTCGCGCAGCGCGAAGGCGAACATTCCGTCCAGGCGGGCAAACAGCCCTTCGCCCCAGGCGGCAAAGCCAAGGGGCAGCAATTCGGTATCGCAGGTGGTCTCGAAGCGGTGGCCCAGAGCCTCCAGCTCGCGCCGCAGATCGGGGTAATTATAGATCTCACCGTTATAGCTGACGGTGTAGCGGCCATCGGCCCCGGTCAGCGGCTGGGCGCCGTGGCTGGGATCGAGGATAGCGAGGCGGGCATGGCCGAGATGGATTCCCAGGGCCGAGTCGCACCCTTCGCCATCGGGGCCGCGATGGCGAATCTCGGCAATCATCGCCTGGATCAGTCCAGGCCGTTCGGCGCCCACATAGCCGCAGATGCCGCACATGGCGCCTCTAGCGTTGCTTGGCGGAAGTGGCGGGCGGATCTTGAAACAGCGGCTTCAACTCGTCGGCGAAGGGCTTGATATGGGGCACCGCGCCGCGGATGGCCTCGCGGATCTCCATCTGCCGCTCGGGGGGGAAGTCCTTGGCGGCGGTATCCTTGATCTCGGCCACCACCGAAGCGGTCACCACCCGTGTGGCGCGCTGGGCGACCTTGCGCAGGGGCTCGTGCAGGGCATAGGTGAAGGATACGCTGGCCGTGACCAGCAGTACCACACCCGCCAGAGTGATGGCCGCGGTCTTCAGCAAGAACGGCATCAACTGGCGCTTCAGCGCCTGATCGCGGGGCAGGCGCAGGTAATCCGCACGTCCCAGATCGAGATGATGCCGGAACAGTCGCGTGCGGGCCTCGTCATAGCTGGCCCAGGCGGCCTCCAGGCTCTCGCCGCTTGCCGCCAGGCCCAGATCGCCTTGGGTCAGGTAATAGCGGCCGCCCTGCAGGCGCAATTCCACCGGATAGTCGCGGGCCAGAAGGGCCTGCATGGCTTGATCGTCAGTCATGGCGCTTTCGCCTCAAGAGGGCCACCTGATCGGCCAGCAGGCCGAAGCAGGCGATGTAGACGCTGGAGAGAAACAAGGCCAGGCCGGCGCTGTGGATGCCGCCGGTATAGATGTATTGCAGCGTGCTGGCCACCGCGCTCAGCAAGAACAGCATGCCCCCCATGGGCACGAACAGCCGCTGGGGGCTGAACAGCATCACCATACGCACCATGATGGCGATAAAGCGCAGAAAGTCGCGCACCGGCGAGATATTGCTGTTGCCGTGCACCCGCCGGCTGATGGCGTCCACCGGTTCATAGGCCACGAAGCGCCCGCCCATCATCATGGCCAGGGTGATGGTGGTGGGATAGCTGTAGCGGTTGGGAAACAGGTGGAGATGCTCCAGCAAATGGTCGCGCTTGATGGCGCGAAATCCGCTGGTCAGGTCGGCGATGCGGCGGCCCGAAATCCACTCGGCCACCATGATCAGCATGCGGTTGCCGAAATTGCGCAGCTTGGACGTGTCGGAATTGCGGGTGCGGGCCGCCACCACCATGTCGTATTCCCCGAGGCGCGCCAGCAGGCTGGGTATGGCCTCGGGCGGGTGTTGGCCGTCGGCGTCCATCATCACCACCACATCGCCGGTGGCCGCCAGACTGCCCCGGCGCACCGAGGCGCCGTTGCCGATATTGTAAGGATTGCGCACAGCCCGCGCGCCAGCGGCCTCGGCCGCCTGCGCGGTGCCGTCGGTCGAGCCGTCATCGACCACCACAACTTCGGCGACCACGCCGGTGTCCAGCGTCCGCCGGATCACGTCACCGATGGTCGCGGCCTCGTTATAGGCCGGCATGACCACTGAAACCCGCCAAGTCTGGCTCATCACATGTCCTGAATTGCTCATCATCGAGCCTTGTAGCCTGTCGGAAACGGGGGGTCCAGCCTCATGGGAACGGGAAGTCTGGAGGGCAATAGCGGCGGAAGGCCTCGGCTATGGGCATCATATAGGCATAGGCTTGGCCGCAGGCGTTTTCGATCCTCTGGAACTGCACCATGTTGGGCCGGGCAACATCATTGACCTCGAAGGCCAGCACCACCAGCAAAACCGCAGCCAGTCCGGCCCTGCCCCGCCGTCCCATTTCGGGCCAGAACTGATGGGCGGCCAGCGCCGCGGCGATGATCAGCCAGGTATCCATGTAGATCAGGTGCTTCAGTTCGATCTTGTAGATCCGGGTCGCCGCCTCGGCCCCTACCGCCATCCCGGCCAGCAGACCGACGCGCAGGGCGGCGGCAAAGCGGCGGTGCCACGCCAGAACCGCAATGGCGATCAGGACGGCGAAGCCCAGAAGGTCGAGGGGTTTCAGCCATGGATCGGGATGGAACAGGCGCCGCGCCAAGGTGGCCGCGAACCCGTCATCGACCAGCCGGACGACCAGAGGCATGGACGGGCGGCCACCGGGATCGCCGCCTTTCTGGCCGATACTGCCCAGATTGTACATGTGGTCGATGAAGTTGGAGAGGGCGTCGGTGGCGCCCATGTTGTGGTAGAGCAGGTGCAGGAGAAAGGCGGCGGAGATGCCGCCCCCCACGGCCAGCATGGCGAACAGACGCTCGCGGACGGGCACCGCGTAAATCAGGCCATAGGCCCAAACCGCCGCGACGATATAGACGATGATCGCCAGTTGATAGCCGCCCCGGTTGCCGAGGAAAAACGCTGCCGAGAACACCATCAGCAGCACCGGAAGGATCGGCACGGCCAAGAGCATGGAGAGGGTAAGCCGCTCGCTCCACTCCGGCTCGATCCAGCGCCGCTCCGCCCGGCAGCCGAAGGCCAGGGCGACCATGGGCATGCCCAGGGCAACGAACACACCTTGCATTTTCGCCATCAGCGCCAGGGTGGCGCAAAGCCCCGCCCAGAACAGGTGAAAGGCGGGACGCCTGCTTGACCCGGCGGTCGCCACCGCAACGAAGGTCAGAAACAGGAACAGGCCCGACGGCAGCTCGGTATAGATGGTCAGGGCCTGGATACCCAGTTCGCGGCTGCACGCGAAAACCATCGCCGCGCCCAGGGCCACGGCGAAATTGCCGGTAATCGCCCTGATCCCCAGAAAGAACAGCGCGGCAAAGACACCGCTCAACCCCGCCACCATGTAGCGGCCAGCAAATACCAGTTTGGCATAAACGGGCTCGAAGGCCGCCGAGCCGGTGGGCGGCAGAGCCTTCAGGGATGAGACGTCCACCACGCCCAGAAGATGCATCAGCTTCAGCCACCAGGCCAGAAGCACGAACATCACATACCCCGTATGGTCGAGATAATGCTGGGACAGGCCGGAATTGAGCCGCAACGCCTCATAAACGAACACGATGTCTCCGTCGGAGGTCGTGACGTAGAGGCGATGAATTCCGTGAAGGACGGCCAGAAGAAGAGGAATTGCCGCAAGAGCCGCCATAGCGGTGAAAACACCGCGCCTGGAACGAAGCCAGTTGGATATGGCAAGACTCATTTCGCTCCCCCCTTGAGGCCGAGTCTAATAGGCGGCACATGGTGGCGTGTCAAGGCGGGCCGGCTTGCGCCAAGGTTGCATGGCGCGGCCCTTATGGGTTACACCGGGCCGCCATGGCATGAGAAACAGGCGGTCAAAACCCCATGAAAATTGCCGTTATCGAGCCGCTGCTGCAGTCGCGCAAAAACGTCATCCGTGACGTCATTTATGGCTGCTGGTGCGGAGGAAAACGCATCGGGGGAGCCAGTGTCCCGCCCTTTGAACAACTGACCGTTGCCACCATTCTCAAGCATGACGGCCATGAGGTCTGCTTCATCGACGCGCAGCAGGAACAACTCAGCCTCGAACAGGTGGCCGACCGAATCCAGGGCAGCCAACTGGTCATCACCTCCACATCGGTGATGACCATGCGCGACGACGCCACCTTCGTGCGCGAACTCAAAACCAGGATACCGGGATTGCGCGCGGCCGCCTATGGCTCGCACCCCACCTTCAAGCCCGAGGAAACCCTGGAAAAGGGCTACGACTTCGCCATTCAGCGCGAGCCGGAATGGGTATTGCGCGATTTGGTCCGCCGCCTGGACGCCGGTGACGAGGACGGCGCCGCCCATGTTCCCGGCATCGTCACCCGAGGGACGGACGGCACGCTGATCAAGAATGACCGCTATCCCTTCATCGACGACCTGGACCAGATTCCGCCGCTGGATGTGGGGCTGCTGCCCCGCGATTACGTCTATTTCAATCCCATCGTCCGCAACCTGCCCTATATCACCGTTTCGTCGTCCCATGGCTGTCCGGCCAAGTGCAGCTACTGCACCGCGCCGTTCTTCCACGGGACGCGGACCCGCTTCATGTCGGCGGGCAAGGTTCTGGACGACATGGCCTATTATCTGAACCAGGGCATGCGTGAAGTCTATTTCCGCGACGAGACCTTCACCGCCGACCGCCAGAGGGTCATGGACATCTGCACCGGCATCATCGAGCGCAATCTTCGGTTCAGCTGGATCTGCAATGCGCGGGTCGATACGGTCGATCCCGAGATGCTGGGGCTGATGCACCGCGCGGGCTGCCATCTGATCAAGTTCGGAGCGGAATCGGGCAGCCAGACCGTGCTGGACGCCGTCAAGAAGGGCATAACGCTGCAACAGACCCGCGATGCCTTCCGCTGGTGCAGCGAGGCGGGCATCGCCACCCATGCCCATTTCATGGTGGGTATGCCCGGCGAGACCTTGGAGACCATGGAGGCGACCCTCGATCTGGCCATTGAGATCGCCCCGTCGACGGCCACCTTCGGCATCTGCACCCCCTATCCCGGCACGCCGCTGTTTCGCGATGTCGCCCGCCTGGACGAGAGCATCGGCGACGGCAGCGACAATGCCTCCATCGAACGGCTGCATGTGGAGGGCGATTATAACCGGCATTACTGCTCGGTGGATGGCGAGACGCTGCGCCGCACGGTGAAGCGTTTCTATCGCCGTTTCTATCTGCGCCCGGCCTATGTCTTCGACAGCCTGCGCCGCATCCGCAACGGCAATATGCTGCGCAATGCGGTGATCGGCGGCCTGAACGTCATCGGTTTCGCCCTTGGCGAGAAGAGTTCCTGAGATGGTGGCGGGGCCTTTCCTGTCCGAGGGTCTGGCCGTGGTGCCCAGGGTGCTTGGCCTTGCCGACCGCCAGGAAGACTCGCCCACCTATGGATGCTGCGACCGTGCCTACTGGCATTATCGCACCACCGATTTCCCCAATGTCCGCTTCCAGGAGGCGGGGCTGCTGTTCGCCCTGGCCCATGGTCTCGACCATCCGGGCAATCGCTTTCACGCCAAGCCCGCCATGGCCCGTTGGGCGCGCGCGGCATGGCGTTTCTGGCTGGGGCGGCGCAACCGGGATGGCTCTTTTGCGGAGGCCTATCCCGGCGACCGGGGGTTCTGCGGCACCTCGTTCTCGGCCGCCGCTTTCGTGGAAACCGTCCGGCTGCTGGGCGGCGCCGAAGCCTGGGCCGGTGAACTGGCCGCCGCGGCCCCCAGCTTCGCCTGGCTGGCCGCCAACGATAACCCGGAAGTCGCCAATCAGCGGGCGGGCTCCGTCTGGGCCTTGGCGGGCTATGCCCGGCTGACCGGCGATGGGGCCCTGGAGAAGACGGCCAGGATTCGCCTGAACGACCTGCTTTGCGGCATGGATGGCGAAGGCTGGTTCCCTGAATATGGCGGCGGCGATACCGGCTATCAAAGCATCACCATGGCGGCCCTGGTTCTTGCCGGGGACTGGCTGGGGCATGGCGAGGCCCTGTCCGGGGCTTTGACGCGGGCCGAAACCGCGCTGGCGTCTCGCCTGAGACCCGATGGGAGGGTGGCCGATATTGCCGCCAACAGCCGGGGAACCCAGTTCGTCTACCCCTCCGCCCTGGTACGGCGGCGCAGTCCGGTGGCAACGGCCCTGACCCGTGGGCTGGCCGAGGACGTGATCTTGCGTCCGGCCTGGATGGATGACCGTTATTGCATCGCCCTGGCCATCGACCATTTGATGGCCGGGCGGGAGACCGCGCCATGCTGATGACCCCCTTGCGGCTGGTGGTTCTACGGCTATGGGCCTTGAGCCTGGGGCGCAGCGCGGCCATGGCCCGGTTGCTGCGATGGTTCCTGGTGGAAGTGCTGATCCGCCGACGGAGTTCGCGCAATCGCTATGTGGCCAGTTCGCGCTTCTTCGACATGGGCGAGTTGGACGGGTGACCCCGCGTCTGGCGATTCGCCTGGTCGGCATCGGCCTGTTCGTCGTCATTTTATGGAATATTGATCTCGGCCGGGCCCTCTCCGTGATGACGGAGGTGCCCTGGTGGGGGCTTTGCACCGCGCTGCTGATGGCCTTGGCCCTGGCGGGGATACGGGCCCTGCGCTGGCGGTTGCTGCTGAATGCCCATGGGGTGAGGCAGAGCATGCGCGACGCCCTGGTCTCGACACTGGAATCCATGATCTGGGGGACGCTTACCCCCGCCCGGGCGGGGGAGTTGATCCGGGTTCACCATCTGGTGGCCGACCAAGGAATCGCCGTTTCCCGCGCCGCCGCGCTGTGGGCGGTGGACATGGGGCTCGACGTGGCCGGGGCGGTGATCGCCACCGCGGGCCTTACCGTGTTTCGGCCCGCCATCTTTGGGCAGATCCTGCCACGTCCGGCGGCGCTTGCGGTTCTGGCCGCAGCCATCGGAGGCCTGGCCTTTCTGCCTTGGCTGTCACGGATCCTGGCGTCCCGGCTGCCCAGGGGATTGGCGGCTCCGTTGGAGGTTCTGGCCGCCACCCCGGCATCGCTCCTGCTCGGCCTGGCGGGACTGACACTGGGGTCATTCACCGCCTATGCCCTGACGGTGGCGGGCCTGGCGGGAAATCTGCCCGAGCCGGGCTGGGCCGAGATTTGCGTCATCACCGGGCTGACCATGCTGGTCGCCATCCTGCCGGTCACCTTCATGGGGTTCGGCACCCGCGAGGCGGTGATCATCGGAGTCTTCGCCCTGCACGGAAGGCCGCCAGAGGCGGCTGTCGGCTTCTCGTTCCTCTATGTCGCCAGCGCCTTGTTGGCCGTGGCGGTCTATTTCCCGCTGATGATAGGCTTGCGCAGGCGGAAATAGACCATGGTCCCCAGGCGGGTATCGAGAAATTCATGCAGCCAGACCGGGATCAGACGGGCGCAGGGAAGGAAACGGCGGGGAAAGAAATGCACCTCATGGCCCTGTACCACCCATCCGGCAGCAGCCAGATCGGCGGCCCAATCGGCGTCGGTCTTGCCGATTCCTACCGGATTGCCGTCACCGTCATAGCGACGGATGAAATCGTCCACATCGCTTGAATTCTTGCCGAGATCGGCCCCCGGATGCTTGACGCCGAACAAGCGCATGGCGATCCGGGTCATGGCGAAGACCGCGGGGTGGTGCAAGATGCCCTTGCGATAGAGGGTGATCTTCCCCTGCCCGCCCGGCTTGGTGACTCTGAAAGCCTCGCGGAACGTGGCCTGGGTATCGGGGGTATGGTGCAGCACCCCGGAGGCGGCCACCAGATCGAATTGATCGTCGGGGAAAGGCAGTTCTTCCGCATTGCCCTCGCGCACGGTGGCGGACTGGCCATGAAGGGCCAGATGAGCCTGGGCCAGCTCGACAGCCCGAGGCGTAAGATCGACGGAATCAACCTGCGCTCCGCCACGCGCATATTGCACGGTCAGCCAGCCCGGACCGCAGCCGATATCGAGGACGCGCTGCCCCGCCCATTGGCCGAACTCCCAATAATCCATGGCGAACCGGTCGGAATCCTCTCGCTTGGCCGTGTCCAGTGACGCGAAGAAGGCCGGAGACCCGGGCGACGCCAACTCATGACTGAGCAGGGGATTGCGGTTCCAGTATTCGCGGACATCGCCGACGGAAGGGGCCGTGTCCATGGAGGGAACTTCTTCGGTCATTGTCGATGAGAGCCTAGGCTGTGCGGCAGAGATGGGGGCTAAATACAGTCATAGCCGCCCAAGCCGCAAGTGCCAGCTTGGCAAGCCTCCTTGGAAACGAGAGAGTCGGGACGTGGATCAGACGCGGCCGAAAAAAGCTGCCGTCATGACCAGTCCGATGGCGATCACCATATTGCGGACCAGACCGGGGGACATGCGCTTGGCCGCGTGGGCGCCGAGATAACCGCCCGCCACGGCGGAAGCCAACATGATCAGGGCAGGCGTCCAGGCCACAGCTCCCGCCGCCACGAAACACACGACCGCGATGGCGTTGACGAGGCCCGACAGCAAGGTCTTCAGGGCATTGGCGGAGTGGATGTCGTCGATGCCGAACAGGCCGAACAGGGCCAGCATCAGAATACCGACCGCACCACCGAAATAGCCGCCATAGACGGCGAGCAGGAAGTGGGTGCCATAGAGCGCGGTCTGTCCGATATGCAGCCTTTGTTTCAGCCAGGGAATCAGCCGCTTGGAAAAGGCGAAGATCGAGGTCGCGAAGAGCAATAGCCAGGGGACGACCGACTCGAAGGCGCGCGACGGCGTATAGATCAGCAAAATCGCACCGGCAATGCCCCCGGCCAGGCTGACCGCGACGATCAGTTTCGGGTTCAGGCCCGGAACGCGGGGAAAGTCGTGGCGATAGGCCCAGGCGCTGGCCAACTGGCCGGGAAACAACGCCACCGTGTTGGTGGCATTGGCCGTAACGGGGGGAACTCCCGCGAAAACCAGGGCGGGAAAGGACAGGAACGTGCCGCCCCCCGCCACGGAATTGATCGCACCGGCGAGAAAAGCCGATCCGACCAGCAATAGAATATCAAGCGCGCTCACGCCTCAACCGCCATGCGCGAGGAGGTCATGGATTCCAATGAGGATACGAGATCGGTGAACCGTTCGCCCTGAACGACCACATGGGCGCGCAGCATGTCGCAGGCCAGATCGCCCATGCCGTTCTCGATGGCCTTTACGATGCCCTCATGCTCGTCGAAGGAGGTGTGCATCCGGTTGCGGACCCTCAGTTGCAGGCGGCGATAGGGCCGGAGCCTGCGGTGCAACGTGCTGGCCTGCTCGATCAGGAACGAATTATGGCTGGCCTCGTAGATGGCCAGATGAAAGGCCTCGTTCAGCCGGTAATACTCGGCCGGATCGCTGGCCTCCTTGGCCTTTAGACAGGCCAGATGGGCGGAACGGATCTGGCGCGTTTCGGCTTCCGTGGCGCGCCGGGCCGCAAGCCGTCCGCACATGGCCTCCAACTCGGCCATGACATCGAACATCTCGCACAACCGTGACGCAGGAATGGACGCCACTTCCCAGCCCTTGCGCAGACGCTTGTTGATGAAGCCAGCGGCCTCGAGCTGGATCAGAGCCTCACGGATGGGGGTGCGCGACACGCCGTAGGTTTCGGCCAGATCGACCTCGTCCAACCGGACACCGGGACAGAAGGTGCCGGTGACGATGTTTTCCTCGATCTTTTCCCGAAGTTGCTCGGAAAGGCGTGGGGTGCTCGACAGGTCCATGAGGGTCCTCGGACGGCGACGATGTTCGACAGCGAGGATACAAAAATCTTGACTCGGCGTCCACAAATGAGTTTTCTGTATACAGAACATCGCACATTGAATACGTAGCGATTAATAAGGAATACGCGGCAGGCAATTCTGCATGCCGCACCCCACAGGAAGGAGCGCGTCGTCATGCCTTGTCATATCTGTCACCTCGCGTGGAGCCGCATGCCGGTTTCCGGTCGACCTCTCGGATGGAGGGGTTAACCATGGTCATCTTTGGAACGGCCCTGCTGGCCGCCTGCTATCTGGCGGGCATCTTCGTCGGTGATGCCTTCGGTGCGCTGATCGGCGTCAAGGCCAATGTGGGCGGCGTCGGTATCGCCATGATGCTGCTGATCGCCGCCCAGCATTTCCTGCGCGAGCGTGGACTTCTGAATGCCACGTCCGAGAAGGGCGTCACCTTCTGGGCCATGATGTACATCCCAGTGGTGGTGGCCATGGCCGCGACCCAGAACGTGCTGGTGGCCGCCAAGGCGGGTCCCGTCGCTCTGCTGGCGGCGGCCGGTTCCGTCGTGCTGTGCGCCTGCGTCATCTCCTTCATCAATCGCATCATCCACCGCGCCCATGGCGGCCAGCCGTGGAATCCCGATGCGACTGTGGAAATCGGCTAGGAGAGCGCAGTTATGTTGCACATGATTGAAAAGGCCGTGGCCGAGAACCAACTGGTTTCCGCCTTCGCCGTCGTCGGCATCATCGTCTGGCTGTCCAACCAGGCATCACGTTATCTCACCAAGGGCCGGGTCCACGGCTCTGCCTTCGCCGTCCTCGGCGGCCTTGCCCTGGCCTATTGGGGCGGGGTCCTGACC
Above is a genomic segment from Paramagnetospirillum magnetotacticum MS-1 containing:
- the madL gene encoding malonate transporter subunit MadL; translated protein: MVIFGTALLAACYLAGIFVGDAFGALIGVKANVGGVGIAMMLLIAAQHFLRERGLLNATSEKGVTFWAMMYIPVVVAMAATQNVLVAAKAGPVALLAAAGSVVLCACVISFINRIIHRAHGGQPWNPDATVEIG